The Enterococcus sp. 7F3_DIV0205 genome has a window encoding:
- a CDS encoding TIGR04197 family type VII secretion effector, which produces MGDKIKFDPKEFEDKISKFSTGGTDLSMDVTDSISETDIEPYTSFKTVQQSLSQFLGTYQSLIESDITQMKSIGAALVETDKRIGGKK; this is translated from the coding sequence ATGGGAGATAAGATAAAATTTGATCCAAAGGAATTTGAAGACAAAATCAGTAAATTCTCAACGGGAGGGACAGATCTGTCTATGGATGTTACAGACTCTATTTCTGAAACTGATATAGAACCCTACACTTCTTTTAAGACCGTTCAACAATCTTTGAGCCAATTTTTAGGAACTTATCAGTCTTTGATTGAATCTGATATCACACAAATGAAAAGTATCGGTGCAGCATTAGTAGAAACTGATAAAAGAATAGGAGGTAAAAAATGA
- a CDS encoding YwqH-like family protein, with protein sequence MTTDAKEKAQKAAMRTQLRIQLNTETLHLNTLKTEKSTLEAKIKKLETAIKNIQSSKETFDSSSTTLGSTTIESSFWQGENATKANTEYSTIKENTTTAKTKIEDGLQKIEDKLTELEEELIELESRVVNQEASVADLANLLATI encoded by the coding sequence ATGACAACTGATGCTAAAGAAAAAGCACAAAAAGCGGCGATGCGAACTCAACTCCGCATACAATTAAATACTGAAACTTTACATTTAAATACTTTAAAAACAGAAAAATCTACTTTGGAAGCAAAAATAAAAAAATTAGAAACAGCAATTAAAAATATTCAATCTTCTAAAGAGACTTTTGATTCTAGTAGTACTACCTTAGGTAGTACTACTATAGAAAGCTCGTTTTGGCAAGGTGAAAATGCAACCAAAGCAAATACAGAATACTCTACTATAAAAGAAAATACTACTACTGCTAAAACAAAAATAGAAGACGGCTTACAAAAAATAGAAGATAAACTAACTGAATTAGAAGAAGAATTAATTGAACTAGAATCTAGGGTAGTTAATCAAGAAGCATCGGTTGCTGACCTAGCAAATCTATTAGCAACTATATAA
- a CDS encoding T7SS effector LXG polymorphic toxin — MTTVKISEVQDWSNNLSTFTTEFSGKLDTLKEASNGLATLESFDGNGAGSVKNYLKDTHSKLAESYKEAVSSFSDEVKRSLTDFSSQVDNSGDCVIKKSEIETFKTTVETQYKSVKTSLKTINTEFSNVSSICSVSKIELTEANEAWTELKKIIKTMFEDLQTFESSFSGVLSIFSTQLDGLNQVSQTMGQIGEVGLNNYNAKNFSKLNDVWGNLDILKDGYKLGKGLKFFEQCIKDGSLVLVENANGQKIWKVTTKKLYDMINTTRRPWRSGSQFRYVSEWNGTFKSGTMGLFEEKFQLPNTHPAYLKPGGLKNSVKGIGSATWKGALDDFKPSSFKGLNNLGRGLFIANVGMSAWDNFSDAHNDPSLTTTEANFAGAVNTATDVAIGGATWAGSMATAAAIGTAICPGGGTVAAVAVTAGAIGISIGVNWVLDKTGIKDTVKDIGKGAVKAVSGGLNWAGKKLGSFFS; from the coding sequence ATGACAACTGTAAAAATTAGTGAAGTCCAAGATTGGAGCAATAACCTCTCTACTTTTACAACTGAATTTTCTGGAAAACTTGACACATTAAAAGAAGCCTCAAATGGTTTAGCCACACTAGAATCATTTGACGGGAACGGCGCAGGATCTGTTAAAAACTATTTAAAAGATACACATTCAAAATTAGCAGAAAGCTATAAAGAAGCTGTCTCATCCTTCTCTGATGAAGTAAAACGATCATTAACAGATTTTTCAAGTCAAGTAGATAATTCAGGGGATTGTGTTATAAAAAAAAGCGAGATTGAAACTTTCAAAACAACCGTTGAAACACAATACAAATCTGTAAAAACAAGTTTAAAAACAATTAATACAGAATTTTCAAACGTTAGTAGTATTTGCTCAGTATCTAAAATAGAGTTGACAGAAGCTAATGAAGCTTGGACAGAGTTAAAAAAGATTATTAAAACGATGTTTGAAGATTTACAAACCTTTGAAAGTAGCTTTTCTGGTGTATTATCAATATTTTCTACACAACTAGATGGGTTAAATCAAGTTAGTCAAACAATGGGGCAAATTGGTGAAGTAGGCTTGAATAACTACAATGCTAAAAATTTTAGTAAACTTAATGATGTTTGGGGAAATCTAGACATTTTAAAAGATGGATACAAATTAGGTAAGGGACTAAAATTTTTTGAGCAATGCATAAAAGATGGTAGCCTAGTATTAGTAGAAAATGCAAATGGACAAAAAATATGGAAAGTTACTACTAAAAAATTATATGATATGATAAATACTACACGACGTCCGTGGAGATCTGGTAGTCAATTTAGATATGTTAGCGAATGGAATGGAACTTTTAAGTCGGGAACAATGGGATTATTTGAAGAGAAATTTCAATTACCTAATACTCATCCTGCATATTTAAAGCCAGGTGGACTTAAAAATTCCGTTAAAGGAATTGGAAGTGCTACTTGGAAAGGAGCACTTGATGATTTCAAGCCAAGTAGTTTCAAAGGGCTAAATAACTTAGGAAGAGGTCTTTTTATTGCAAATGTCGGTATGTCTGCATGGGATAATTTTAGTGATGCTCATAATGATCCTAGCTTGACCACTACTGAGGCTAATTTTGCAGGAGCAGTCAATACTGCGACTGATGTAGCTATAGGTGGTGCAACATGGGCGGGTTCTATGGCTACTGCTGCAGCGATTGGTACCGCCATATGTCCAGGAGGTGGAACTGTTGCAGCTGTAGCTGTTACTGCTGGGGCAATAGGAATATCAATAGGTGTTAACTGGGTGTTAGATAAGACAGGAATAAAAGATACTGTAAAAGATATAGGCAAAGGAGCTGTAAAAGCTGTATCAGGAGGCTTAAATTGGGCAGGAAAAAAACTTGGTAGTTTCTTTTCTTAA